The following are encoded in a window of Sphaerisporangium siamense genomic DNA:
- a CDS encoding DegT/DnrJ/EryC1/StrS family aminotransferase, translated as MIPVMRPWFGPEEQAAVGEVIASGWVAQGPRVAEFERRFAASVQARHGVAASSCTTALHLALVLAGIEPGDEVVVPSLSFIATANVVRYVGATPVFADIDPATGNLTAKTVEAARTPRTRAVIVVHQGGVPADVEEIRAAHDGLLLIEDAACAAGSTYRDRPVGAGAHLAAWSFHPRKLLTTGEGGMLTTDDPEVAARAKRLREHGMSVSAADRHASGSTAPEQYTEVGYNYRMTDLQAAVGLVQLDRLPEMVARRRALAARYLNFLGGIPGLTVVRDPEYGTCNFQSFWIALPDDFPMSRNELLDFLAARGVSARRGIMAAHLEPAYAGTGARELPATEWLTANSLILPLFHSMTDAEHDQVVEAIHAAAAGG; from the coding sequence ATGATCCCGGTGATGCGGCCGTGGTTCGGCCCGGAGGAGCAGGCGGCCGTCGGCGAGGTCATCGCCTCGGGCTGGGTCGCCCAGGGGCCGAGGGTCGCCGAGTTCGAGCGCAGGTTCGCTGCCAGCGTCCAGGCACGCCACGGCGTCGCCGCCTCCTCGTGCACGACCGCGCTCCACCTCGCCCTGGTGCTCGCCGGCATCGAGCCCGGCGACGAGGTCGTGGTGCCGTCGCTGTCGTTCATCGCGACCGCCAACGTCGTCAGGTACGTCGGCGCCACCCCGGTGTTCGCCGACATCGACCCGGCGACCGGCAACCTCACCGCCAAGACCGTCGAGGCGGCCCGCACCCCGCGCACCCGCGCGGTGATCGTCGTCCACCAGGGCGGCGTGCCCGCCGACGTCGAGGAGATCCGCGCCGCCCACGACGGCCTCCTGCTCATCGAGGACGCCGCCTGCGCGGCCGGGTCCACCTACCGCGACCGGCCGGTGGGCGCGGGCGCGCACCTGGCGGCCTGGTCCTTCCACCCGCGCAAGCTGCTCACCACCGGCGAGGGCGGCATGCTCACCACCGACGACCCCGAGGTCGCCGCGCGGGCGAAGCGGCTGCGTGAGCACGGCATGAGCGTCAGCGCCGCCGACCGGCACGCCTCCGGCTCCACGGCCCCCGAGCAGTACACCGAGGTCGGCTACAACTACCGGATGACCGACCTGCAGGCGGCCGTCGGACTCGTGCAACTCGACAGGCTGCCCGAGATGGTGGCCCGGCGCAGGGCCCTCGCCGCGCGCTACCTGAACTTCCTGGGCGGCATCCCCGGGCTGACCGTCGTGCGCGACCCCGAGTACGGCACCTGCAACTTCCAGTCCTTCTGGATCGCCCTGCCCGACGACTTCCCCATGAGCCGGAACGAGCTGCTGGACTTCCTCGCCGCCCGCGGCGTCTCCGCCCGGCGCGGCATCATGGCCGCCCACCTGGAGCCCGCCTACGCCGGCACCGGCGCCCGGGAGCTGCCGGCCACCGAGTGGCTGACCGCCAACTCGCTGATCCTGCCGCTGTTCCACAGCATGACCGACGCCGAGCACGACCAGGTCGTGGAAGCGATCCACGCCGCCGCCGCGGGCGGCTGA
- a CDS encoding glycosyltransferase, with the protein MRVLVYPHAMEVGGSQLNAIELGAAVQAMGHEVAVIGEPGPLVEYVHKAGLEHLPLDPGRRRPSMTTVRMLRELSARRGLDVIHGYEWPPGVEAFYAGLRGPAAAVCTIMSMAVAPFLPSSLPLVVGTREIQEQAAPGRRHVHLIEPPVDVAANAPGHDAAGFRREFGLEEGPFDLVVVSRLAPELKLEGILTAVDVVGRLAAELDIRLVIVGDGAARAQVEERAAAANAAAGRRVVVLTGQLLDPRPAYAAATACLAMGGSALRSLAFAKPLIVQGEVGFFELLTPETEKIFLSQGWYGIGRAPEEGAPKLESMLRGLYAGPGLRRELGEYGRRLVVERFSLERAARVQLSIYEQAVSERLATLDAVGTAAGVLRYKLRRKYERWRGTHAQDDFNAVARRPG; encoded by the coding sequence GTGCGCGTCCTGGTGTACCCGCACGCCATGGAGGTCGGCGGCAGCCAGCTCAACGCCATCGAGCTCGGCGCCGCCGTCCAGGCGATGGGCCACGAGGTCGCCGTCATCGGCGAGCCGGGCCCGCTGGTCGAGTACGTCCACAAGGCGGGCCTCGAACACCTGCCGCTGGACCCGGGGCGGCGCCGTCCGTCCATGACCACGGTGCGCATGCTGCGCGAGCTGTCGGCGCGGCGCGGGCTCGACGTCATCCACGGGTACGAGTGGCCGCCGGGCGTGGAGGCGTTCTACGCGGGCCTGCGCGGCCCCGCCGCCGCGGTCTGCACGATCATGTCGATGGCGGTGGCGCCGTTCCTGCCGTCCTCGCTGCCGCTGGTCGTCGGCACCCGCGAGATCCAGGAGCAGGCGGCCCCGGGACGGCGGCACGTCCACCTCATCGAGCCGCCCGTCGACGTCGCCGCCAACGCCCCCGGCCACGACGCCGCCGGGTTCCGCCGCGAGTTCGGCCTGGAAGAAGGGCCCTTCGACCTCGTCGTGGTGAGCCGCCTCGCGCCGGAGCTGAAGCTCGAAGGCATCCTCACCGCCGTGGACGTCGTCGGCAGGCTCGCCGCCGAACTGGACATCCGGCTCGTCATCGTCGGCGACGGCGCGGCCCGCGCCCAGGTGGAGGAGCGCGCCGCCGCCGCCAACGCCGCCGCCGGCCGCCGCGTCGTCGTGCTCACCGGGCAGCTCCTCGACCCCCGGCCCGCGTACGCCGCCGCCACCGCGTGCCTGGCCATGGGAGGCTCGGCGCTGCGCTCGCTGGCGTTCGCCAAGCCGCTCATCGTGCAGGGCGAGGTGGGCTTCTTCGAGCTGCTCACCCCCGAGACCGAGAAGATCTTCCTCAGCCAGGGCTGGTACGGCATCGGCCGCGCCCCCGAGGAGGGCGCCCCCAAGCTGGAGAGCATGCTGCGCGGCCTCTACGCCGGCCCGGGGCTGCGGCGCGAGCTCGGCGAGTACGGCAGGCGGCTGGTCGTCGAACGCTTCAGCCTGGAGCGGGCCGCGCGCGTCCAGCTCTCCATCTACGAGCAGGCGGTCAGCGAGCGGCTCGCGACCCTGGACGCGGTCGGCACCGCGGCCGGGGTGCTGCGCTACAAGCTGCGCCGCAAGTACGAGCGGTGGCGCGGCACCCACGCCCAGGACGACTTCAACGCCGTGGCGCGGAGGCCCGGGTGA
- a CDS encoding oligosaccharide flippase family protein has product MTDLDPGSGPPAQAPADTSSLRAKAGKALGLSFVSTIAARLGTLAIGITLARVLGPHEFGTFAVALVALLAMLSINELGVSLAIVRWPDEPRAIIPTVATLSAGFSVLVCGAFMLAAPAFAEAMGNPAATGPVRVLSLSVLINGLVATSAAVIQRRFLQGRKMIADQVDNWLGALVSLGLALTGWGAMSLAVGRVAGSLAGGALLIRFSPERLRFGFDRDVARRLLAFGVPLAGSSLLVFAVGYADQLVIGHLLGSTALGFYVLAVNLSGWPVAVFSQPVRAVAPAAFARLQHDRPTLNRSFVAVAGLLVGLTLPICLLLSGAAPSVIRFVYGREWEPAAVALAGLGVLAGLRIFFELIYDYLVVLERSRAVLAVQALWLVVLVPAMWIGVSRDGLRGAAIALVAVAAIVVLPTYLGQLRGSGVGLADLAANLWQAVLAALAVGAAGVLAVRTLSPDLVVLAASGLFAVLVVGAYGYRRRGVLRAVKETS; this is encoded by the coding sequence ATGACCGACCTCGATCCCGGATCCGGCCCCCCGGCTCAGGCCCCGGCGGACACCTCTTCGCTGCGGGCCAAGGCGGGCAAGGCGCTCGGGCTCAGCTTCGTCAGCACCATCGCCGCGCGCCTCGGCACGCTCGCCATCGGGATCACGCTCGCGCGCGTGCTCGGCCCGCACGAGTTCGGCACGTTCGCGGTCGCGCTCGTCGCGCTGCTCGCCATGCTGAGCATCAACGAGCTCGGCGTCAGCCTGGCCATCGTCCGCTGGCCCGACGAGCCGCGCGCGATCATCCCGACCGTGGCCACGCTGTCGGCCGGGTTCAGCGTGCTCGTCTGCGGCGCGTTCATGCTCGCCGCGCCCGCGTTCGCCGAGGCCATGGGCAACCCCGCCGCCACCGGACCCGTCCGGGTGCTCTCCCTCAGCGTGCTCATCAACGGCCTGGTCGCGACGTCCGCCGCGGTGATCCAGCGGCGCTTCCTGCAGGGCCGCAAGATGATCGCCGACCAGGTGGACAACTGGCTCGGCGCGCTGGTGTCCCTGGGGCTGGCCCTGACCGGCTGGGGCGCGATGAGCCTGGCCGTCGGCCGGGTCGCCGGGTCCCTGGCCGGCGGGGCGCTGCTGATCCGTTTCTCGCCCGAACGGCTGCGGTTCGGCTTCGACCGGGACGTGGCCCGGCGGCTGCTGGCGTTCGGCGTGCCGCTCGCCGGGTCGTCCCTGCTGGTCTTCGCCGTCGGGTACGCCGACCAGCTCGTCATCGGCCACCTGCTCGGGTCCACGGCGCTCGGCTTCTACGTGCTGGCCGTGAACCTGTCGGGATGGCCGGTCGCGGTGTTCTCGCAGCCGGTGCGCGCGGTGGCGCCCGCCGCGTTCGCCCGCCTCCAGCACGACCGCCCGACGCTGAACCGGTCGTTCGTCGCGGTCGCCGGGCTGCTCGTCGGGCTCACCCTCCCGATCTGCCTGCTGCTCAGCGGCGCCGCGCCTTCCGTCATCCGCTTCGTGTACGGGCGGGAGTGGGAGCCGGCGGCCGTCGCCCTGGCCGGGCTCGGCGTGCTCGCCGGGCTGCGCATCTTCTTCGAGCTGATCTACGACTACCTGGTCGTCCTCGAACGCTCCCGCGCGGTGCTCGCCGTCCAGGCCCTGTGGCTGGTCGTGCTGGTCCCCGCCATGTGGATCGGCGTGAGCAGGGACGGGCTGCGCGGCGCGGCCATCGCGCTGGTCGCGGTCGCGGCGATCGTCGTGCTGCCCACCTACCTGGGGCAGTTGCGCGGCTCCGGGGTCGGCCTGGCGGACCTCGCCGCGAACCTCTGGCAGGCGGTGCTCGCCGCCCTCGCCGTCGGAGCCGCCGGGGTCCTCGCCGTGCGCACCCTCTCGCCCGACCTCGTGGTGCTCGCCGCCTCCGGGCTGTTCGCGGTGCTCGTCGTGGGGGCGTACGGGTACCGCAGGCGCGGCGTGCTGCGCGCCGTCAAGGAGACGTCATGA
- a CDS encoding acetyltransferase, protein MTPLLLIGAGGLAREVAQLVHAINDASPTWDLLGHLDDDPAKQGAVVDGVPVLAGSSEVFKREDARVVICTAGPRDTASRARIAARLALPGERYATLVHPSASVSRSSAIGPGSIVLAQVVMTAAVSVGAHVCVMPHVTLTHDDVVEDYATIASGARFAGGVRVGRGAYVGAGALVRETLTIGPHALVGMGSVVTKNVPAQEVWAGVPAKFIRPATVITEH, encoded by the coding sequence ATGACGCCGCTTCTCCTCATCGGAGCGGGCGGGCTGGCGCGGGAGGTCGCCCAGCTCGTCCACGCCATCAACGACGCCTCCCCCACCTGGGACCTGCTCGGCCACCTGGACGACGACCCGGCGAAGCAGGGCGCCGTCGTGGACGGCGTGCCCGTGCTCGCCGGGTCCTCCGAGGTGTTCAAGCGGGAGGACGCGCGGGTCGTCATCTGCACGGCCGGCCCGCGCGACACCGCGAGCCGCGCCCGCATCGCCGCCCGCCTCGCCCTGCCCGGCGAGCGGTACGCCACGCTCGTCCACCCGTCCGCCTCGGTGTCCCGGTCGTCCGCCATCGGACCGGGGTCCATCGTGCTGGCCCAGGTCGTGATGACCGCCGCCGTCTCCGTGGGCGCGCACGTGTGCGTGATGCCGCACGTCACCCTCACCCACGACGACGTGGTCGAGGACTACGCCACCATCGCCTCGGGCGCGCGGTTCGCCGGAGGCGTGCGCGTCGGGCGCGGCGCCTACGTCGGGGCCGGAGCCCTCGTCCGCGAGACCCTCACGATCGGCCCGCACGCCCTGGTCGGCATGGGCTCCGTCGTGACCAAGAACGTCCCCGCCCAGGAGGTCTGGGCGGGCGTGCCCGCGAAATTCATCCGTCCCGCCACAGTCATCACGGAGCACTGA
- a CDS encoding DegT/DnrJ/EryC1/StrS family aminotransferase: protein MIPFVDLRAAHAEVADEVQQGFDRVLQDTAFVQGPDVAAFEQEYAEFSGVPHCVGVGNGTDAIELCLRAAGLEPGSGAVLPANTFVATAEAVVRAGLRPVLADCDDDHLLIDPAAAEAAIGPDTAAVLPVHLYGQQAPMAAVHDLAARHGLTVVEDAAQSQGSLQEGRPPVGLASTSFYPGKNLGAYGEAGAVLTSSPELATAVRLLTNHGSRHKYQHETLGFNSRLDTLQAVVLRAKLKRLARWNELRRAAAERYDKLLSGVEGVRLPRVAPGNLHVWHLYVIRVPQRDKVMAGLHAAGVQAQIHYPYPVHLTPAFRDLGYGPGDFPVAEKAATEILSLPMHPHLTPSQQERVTETLDKVLSSL, encoded by the coding sequence ATGATCCCATTCGTCGATCTGCGCGCCGCCCACGCCGAGGTGGCCGACGAGGTGCAGCAGGGCTTCGACCGCGTGCTCCAGGACACCGCCTTCGTCCAGGGGCCGGACGTCGCCGCGTTCGAGCAGGAGTACGCGGAGTTCTCCGGCGTGCCGCACTGCGTCGGCGTCGGCAACGGCACCGACGCGATCGAGCTGTGCCTGCGCGCCGCCGGCCTTGAGCCCGGCTCGGGCGCCGTGCTGCCCGCCAACACCTTCGTCGCCACGGCCGAGGCCGTCGTGCGCGCGGGACTGCGCCCCGTGCTCGCCGACTGCGACGACGACCACCTGCTCATCGACCCGGCCGCCGCCGAAGCCGCCATCGGGCCGGACACGGCCGCCGTCCTGCCCGTCCACCTGTACGGCCAGCAGGCGCCGATGGCGGCCGTGCACGACCTCGCCGCCCGCCACGGCCTCACCGTCGTCGAGGACGCCGCCCAGTCGCAGGGGTCCCTGCAGGAGGGACGGCCCCCGGTCGGCCTCGCCTCCACGAGCTTCTACCCGGGCAAGAACCTCGGCGCCTACGGCGAGGCGGGCGCCGTCCTCACCTCCTCGCCCGAGCTGGCGACGGCCGTCCGGCTGCTCACCAACCACGGCAGCCGGCACAAGTACCAGCACGAGACGCTCGGCTTCAACTCCCGCCTCGACACCCTGCAGGCCGTGGTACTGCGCGCCAAGCTCAAGCGCCTCGCCCGCTGGAACGAGCTGCGTCGCGCCGCCGCCGAGCGCTACGACAAGCTGCTGTCCGGCGTGGAGGGCGTCCGCCTGCCCCGCGTCGCCCCCGGCAACCTGCACGTCTGGCACCTGTACGTCATCCGCGTCCCGCAGCGCGACAAGGTGATGGCCGGCCTCCACGCCGCCGGCGTCCAGGCCCAGATCCACTACCCCTACCCCGTCCACCTGACCCCGGCCTTCCGCGACCTCGGCTACGGCCCCGGCGACTTCCCCGTCGCGGAGAAGGCCGCCACCGAGATCCTCTCCCTCCCCATGCACCCGCACCTGACCCCGTCCCAGCAGGAACGGGTCACCGAAACCCTCGACAAGGTCCTCAGCAGCCTCTGA
- a CDS encoding GNAT family N-acetyltransferase, which yields MSGSRTVRELQERAARALPAEHVTDLDGWWLRHAPHCSWWIGTVLPHGDADPGDMARRITAAERFYTARGTTTRFQITPEACPPALDPLLAARGYHRESPISLQTARTTEVLTHTSRNRPGLPENRPDLLGNRPSLPEDRPPGLLEDRLRVELDERPTRAWFDVWCAVHAHDDPRPEWDLLHRVDQPSAYARALLGDEVIAVGRTVADTGWAGVFGMVTLPHHRGKGAAHTILNALATWSTTQNAPNMYLQAEQTNPKALHLYTHTTFTELTTFHYRTAK from the coding sequence GTGAGCGGATCGCGAACGGTCCGGGAACTCCAGGAGCGGGCGGCCCGCGCGCTGCCCGCCGAACACGTCACCGACCTCGACGGCTGGTGGCTGCGCCACGCCCCGCACTGCTCCTGGTGGATCGGCACGGTCCTCCCCCACGGCGACGCCGACCCCGGCGACATGGCCCGCCGGATCACCGCCGCCGAGCGCTTCTACACCGCCCGCGGCACCACCACCCGCTTCCAGATCACCCCGGAAGCCTGCCCCCCGGCCCTCGACCCCCTCCTCGCCGCCCGCGGCTACCACCGCGAAAGCCCCATCTCCCTCCAAACCGCCCGCACAACCGAAGTACTCACCCACACCTCCCGCAACCGACCAGGCCTACCGGAGAACCGGCCGGACCTACTGGGGAACCGACCGAGCCTGCCGGAGGACCGACCACCAGGTCTGCTGGAGGACCGGCTGCGCGTAGAGCTGGACGAGCGTCCGACCCGCGCGTGGTTCGACGTCTGGTGCGCCGTCCACGCCCACGACGACCCCCGCCCCGAATGGGACCTCCTCCACCGCGTGGACCAGCCGTCCGCCTACGCCCGCGCGCTGCTCGGCGACGAGGTGATCGCGGTCGGCCGCACCGTAGCGGACACCGGCTGGGCCGGCGTCTTCGGCATGGTCACCCTCCCCCACCACCGTGGCAAAGGCGCCGCCCACACCATCCTCAACGCCCTAGCCACCTGGTCCACCACCCAAAACGCCCCAAACATGTACCTCCAAGCAGAACAAACCAACCCCAAAGCCCTCCACCTCTACACCCACACCACCTTCACCGAACTGACCACCTTCCACTACCGCACAGCCAAGTGA
- a CDS encoding TrmH family RNA methyltransferase yields MSRPAVRVRTPKELRAERRRRPPRCLGHLLAAPLWPLHGVNLGTLLRTCDAVGACLAVPRLPWVREALDRGNTLRHSSCVHWVRDPLDWLATRREDGASVLGVELAENAIRLADLPMARRPTVAVLGHERDGIPPEALDLLDGVVEIPMIGAGDSLNVAVAGSLVLYKLAGFA; encoded by the coding sequence GTGAGCCGGCCCGCCGTGCGCGTCCGCACACCCAAGGAACTGCGTGCCGAGCGGCGGCGGCGTCCGCCTCGCTGCCTCGGTCATCTGCTCGCCGCCCCGCTGTGGCCGTTGCACGGGGTCAACCTGGGCACGCTGCTGCGCACCTGTGACGCCGTCGGCGCGTGCCTGGCCGTACCCCGGCTTCCCTGGGTGCGGGAGGCACTCGACCGGGGGAACACGCTCCGGCACTCGTCGTGCGTCCACTGGGTCCGCGACCCGCTGGACTGGCTCGCCACGCGGCGGGAGGACGGGGCGTCCGTCCTCGGGGTCGAGCTGGCCGAGAACGCGATCCGGCTGGCCGACCTGCCCATGGCCCGCCGGCCGACCGTCGCCGTGCTCGGCCACGAGCGGGACGGCATCCCGCCCGAGGCGCTCGACCTTCTCGACGGCGTGGTGGAGATCCCCATGATCGGCGCGGGGGACAGCCTCAACGTGGCGGTCGCGGGCTCGCTGGTGCTCTACAAACTCGCAGGCTTCGCCTGA
- a CDS encoding SAM-dependent methyltransferase has translation MVDEPVGRLSGPDDPGDARKQPLSRARIDTSVPHSARVWNYLLGGKDNYPVDRQAGDRVREVFPGMADVALHSRYMLTRVVRYLAGEAGIRQFLDIGTGLPTVDNTHEVAQRVAPESRIVYVDNDPLVLVHAHALLTSTPEGVTDYIEADVREPEVILEAAAQTLDFGRPTALMLMGILGLVGDDDEARSIVVRLMDALPPGSYLALYDGVDTDPAYVQALRNHNARPGVVPYTARSPETIARYFDGLTLLEPGVVPVTKWRPSHPALSEPPEVACAGGVGRKP, from the coding sequence ATGGTGGACGAGCCGGTCGGGCGTTTATCCGGTCCAGATGATCCCGGGGACGCGCGGAAGCAGCCGTTGAGCAGGGCGCGCATCGACACCTCCGTGCCGCACTCGGCGCGGGTCTGGAACTACCTGCTGGGGGGCAAGGACAACTACCCGGTGGACCGGCAGGCCGGGGACCGGGTCCGGGAGGTGTTCCCGGGCATGGCCGACGTCGCGCTGCACTCGCGGTACATGCTCACCCGGGTCGTGCGGTACCTGGCCGGGGAGGCGGGCATCCGCCAGTTCCTGGACATCGGCACGGGTCTGCCCACCGTCGACAACACGCACGAGGTGGCCCAGCGGGTCGCGCCGGAGTCGCGGATCGTCTACGTGGACAACGACCCGCTGGTGCTGGTGCACGCGCACGCGCTGCTGACCAGCACCCCCGAGGGCGTCACCGACTACATCGAGGCGGACGTGCGCGAGCCGGAGGTGATCCTGGAGGCCGCGGCCCAGACCCTCGATTTCGGCCGGCCCACCGCGCTCATGCTGATGGGCATCCTCGGGCTGGTCGGCGACGACGACGAGGCGCGGTCGATCGTGGTCCGGCTCATGGACGCCCTCCCGCCGGGCAGCTACCTGGCCCTGTACGACGGCGTCGACACCGATCCCGCGTACGTTCAGGCGCTGCGCAACCACAACGCGCGGCCTGGCGTGGTCCCCTACACCGCGCGGAGCCCGGAGACGATCGCACGCTACTTCGACGGCCTGACACTGCTGGAGCCGGGCGTCGTCCCGGTGACGAAGTGGCGGCCCAGCCATCCCGCGCTGAGCGAGCCACCCGAGGTCGCCTGCGCGGGCGGCGTCGGCAGAAAGCCCTGA
- a CDS encoding O-antigen ligase family protein → MTSTPSVERVHPPVRRPERRGRRVKKRVDPVTIMTFFLVVLFVMPARYIVGPLGGAGSPSSMVAVLLLVWYLMSTLSPRWTPIRGRQPVRVVIVVFALAVLASYVAANTRPLSGDELNAADLGLVLVAGWAGIALVTADGITSMDRLETLRQRIVMGASFPALVAMIQFFTGIEVTQYLALPGLVEKGSAVLFEREGFFRPSGTATHPIELGVVLAAVLPLALHGAIFCRIPEQRRKRWAMVVLIAAALPMSVSRSAILGLFVVMVVLLPTWPSEWRLRAILIFGASSIVMRLMIPGLIGTVLNLISVIGADENSTTRTGDYDAVIAAVSQRPLFGQGFATYLPSMYRVIDNQYLMSSLETGLFGLGALLLFLASGWVLARRARRASTDPETRHLAQCFAASAAVAIFGFGTFDAFSFPMITNVMFLILGCCGALWRLQTQPSHSVVR, encoded by the coding sequence GTGACGAGCACACCTTCGGTCGAGAGGGTTCACCCCCCCGTCCGGCGGCCCGAGCGCCGCGGCCGGCGGGTCAAGAAGCGCGTGGACCCGGTGACGATCATGACGTTCTTCTTGGTCGTCCTTTTCGTCATGCCCGCGCGGTACATCGTGGGGCCGCTCGGCGGAGCCGGGTCGCCGTCCTCGATGGTCGCCGTGCTCCTGCTCGTCTGGTACCTGATGTCCACCCTGTCCCCCCGGTGGACGCCGATCCGCGGCCGCCAGCCGGTCCGGGTGGTCATCGTCGTCTTCGCCCTCGCCGTGCTGGCCAGCTACGTCGCGGCCAACACCCGCCCGCTGTCGGGCGACGAGCTCAACGCCGCCGACCTCGGGCTCGTGCTCGTCGCGGGCTGGGCCGGCATCGCGCTCGTCACCGCCGACGGCATCACCAGCATGGACCGCCTGGAGACCCTCCGGCAGCGCATCGTCATGGGGGCGAGCTTCCCCGCGCTCGTCGCCATGATCCAGTTCTTCACCGGCATCGAGGTCACCCAGTACCTGGCGCTGCCCGGCCTCGTCGAGAAGGGCTCGGCCGTCCTGTTCGAGCGGGAGGGCTTCTTCCGCCCCTCCGGCACCGCCACCCACCCCATCGAGCTCGGCGTCGTGCTCGCCGCCGTGCTGCCCCTGGCCCTGCACGGCGCGATCTTCTGCCGCATCCCCGAGCAGCGCCGCAAGCGATGGGCGATGGTCGTGCTGATCGCCGCGGCGCTGCCGATGAGCGTGTCCCGGTCCGCCATCCTCGGCCTGTTCGTGGTGATGGTCGTGCTCCTGCCGACCTGGCCGTCGGAGTGGCGGCTGCGGGCGATCCTGATCTTCGGGGCCTCGTCGATCGTCATGCGCCTGATGATCCCCGGTCTGATCGGCACCGTGCTCAACCTCATCTCGGTCATCGGCGCCGACGAGAACTCCACCACGCGCACCGGCGACTACGACGCCGTCATCGCCGCCGTCTCCCAACGCCCCCTGTTCGGGCAGGGCTTCGCCACGTACCTGCCGAGCATGTACCGCGTCATCGACAACCAGTACCTGATGTCGTCCCTGGAGACCGGCCTCTTCGGCCTGGGGGCGCTGCTTCTGTTCCTGGCCTCCGGCTGGGTCCTGGCCCGCCGCGCCCGCCGCGCCTCCACCGACCCCGAGACCCGCCACCTCGCCCAGTGCTTCGCCGCCTCCGCGGCGGTCGCCATCTTCGGCTTCGGCACCTTCGACGCCTTCAGCTTCCCGATGATCACCAACGTCATGTTCCTGATCCTCGGCTGCTGCGGCGCCCTATGGCGCCTCCAGACCCAACCCAGCCACTCAGTGGTGAGATGA
- a CDS encoding right-handed parallel beta-helix repeat-containing protein translates to MTSSLRRLSFLAALAVLPAAALAGCAARDPGSHTRDPLPSRTPATSASPTLAASPTSTEAPIGGGFPDARTTGLRPGVPLKKVGEVTVMKEGAVVENLEVHGKLNIKADNVTVRNVRVIGEGDWSIIQAEGASGAVIEDCEISGDGTVKAQWGVLNQGGQITVRRANIHTVSNSFGSDHGLIEDSYMHDFKEFPGDHVTGPQANGSPRKGLSLTIRHNTILNQLSQTSAISLYQDFSRAYDVLIENNLLGGGGYAIYGGAGKFGTPTNIKIVNNVFTRRLFPKGGFWGPLTYFEPKGKGNRFEGNVWEDTREAIEP, encoded by the coding sequence GTGACTTCCTCGCTGCGCCGCCTGTCCTTTCTCGCCGCGCTCGCCGTGCTGCCGGCCGCGGCCCTCGCCGGCTGCGCCGCGCGTGATCCGGGGTCACACACCCGCGACCCCCTTCCCAGCCGCACGCCCGCCACCTCGGCGTCCCCGACCCTCGCCGCGTCGCCGACGAGCACGGAGGCGCCGATCGGCGGCGGTTTCCCGGACGCCCGGACCACCGGGCTGCGTCCGGGCGTCCCGCTGAAGAAGGTGGGCGAGGTGACGGTCATGAAGGAGGGGGCCGTGGTGGAGAACCTGGAGGTCCACGGCAAGCTCAACATCAAGGCCGACAACGTCACCGTGCGCAACGTGCGGGTGATCGGCGAGGGCGACTGGTCGATCATCCAGGCGGAGGGGGCGTCGGGCGCGGTGATCGAGGACTGCGAGATCTCCGGGGACGGCACGGTGAAGGCGCAGTGGGGCGTGCTCAACCAGGGCGGGCAGATCACGGTGCGCCGGGCGAACATCCACACCGTGTCCAACTCGTTCGGCAGCGACCACGGCCTCATCGAGGACTCCTACATGCACGACTTCAAGGAGTTCCCCGGCGACCACGTGACGGGCCCGCAGGCCAACGGCTCCCCGCGGAAGGGGCTGTCGCTGACGATCCGGCACAACACGATCCTGAACCAGCTCTCCCAGACGTCGGCGATCTCGCTCTACCAGGACTTCAGCCGGGCGTACGACGTGCTGATCGAGAACAACCTGCTCGGCGGCGGCGGGTACGCGATCTACGGCGGGGCCGGGAAGTTCGGGACGCCGACGAACATCAAGATCGTCAACAACGTCTTCACCCGGCGCCTCTTCCCCAAGGGAGGCTTCTGGGGGCCGCTCACGTACTTCGAGCCCAAGGGGAAGGGAAACCGCTTCGAGGGCAACGTGTGGGAGGACACGCGCGAGGCCATCGAACCCTGA